Proteins encoded in a region of the Marinobacter arenosus genome:
- the metH gene encoding methionine synthase: MTDRNTRLEQLHKALQERIVILDGGMGTMIQNLKLDEQAFRGDRFADYDREVQGNNDLLNLTQPALLRNIHADYLDAGADIIETNTFNSTRLSQADYGLESIARELNVAAAKLARDVADEFTGRNPAKPRFVAGAVGPTSRTASISPDVNNPGYRNVDFQTLVDNYYEAVEGLVEGGCDLILIETIFDTLNAKAAIYATQQYFEDSGIELPIMISGTITDASGRTLSGQTTEAFWNSVAHARPISVGLNCALGADALRPYVEELSGKAETYVSAHPNAGLPNEFGEYDQTPEEMAEIVEGFARDGFLNIIGGCCGSRPDHIEAIAEAVAKYPPRKIPERKKALRLSGLEPFTGDENTLFINVGERTNVTGSKRFLRLIKEEQYEEALSVARDQVENGAQIIDINMDEGMLESKEVMVTFLNLVASEPDISRVPIMIDSSKWDVIEAGLRCVQGKAVVNSISLKEGEEEFIKRARDCMRYGAAVVVMAFDEQGQADTYERKTEICKRSYDVLTGIGFNPADIIFDPNIFAIATGIEEHNNYAVDFINATRWIKENLPYASISGGVSNVSFSFRGNDVVREAIHSVFLYHAIKAGMNMGIVNPGQLVIYDEIDPELKELVEDVVLNRRDDSTDRLLEIAERFKGKGGKTQEEDLAWREWPVEKRLEHALVKGITNYIVDDTEACRQNAAHPIEVIEGPLMDGMNVVGDLFGDGKMFLPQVVKSARVMKQAVAHLIPFIEAEKSEGQKAKGKILMATVKGDVHDIGKNIVGVVLQCNNYEVIDLGVMVPADKILETAKKEDVDIIGLSGLITPSLDEMVHVAKEMQRLDFNIPLMIGGATTSKAHTAVKIEPQYKNDIALYVSDASRCVNVASQLLSKSGKDGLVEAARVEYDEIRERRKNRGDRTKLVSLKEARDRAPAVTFDGYTPPKPAFTGIKVFEEYDLNELVDYIDWTPFFISWDISGKYPGIFDDPKRGEAARNLFDDAQKILRQMIDENRVTARGVIGFWPASRRGDDIVVYTDETRSEQLTTLHHLRQQDEKAPGKPMMALSDFIAPEGSDACDYVGGFAVTTGIGAEEFSLEFKDRHDDYNAIMVKALADRLAEAFAERMHERVRKEFWGYANDEKLGNEDLIKERYRGIRPAPGYPACPEHTEKATLFELLKATETTGIELTEHFAMFPTAAVSGWYFAHPESKYFAVGKIGADQVEDYAERKGISKAEAERWLAPSLAYDPAE, from the coding sequence ATGACCGATCGCAACACCCGTCTGGAACAGCTCCACAAGGCCCTGCAGGAACGCATTGTGATTCTTGATGGCGGCATGGGGACCATGATCCAGAACCTAAAGCTGGACGAACAGGCGTTTCGAGGCGATCGGTTTGCTGACTACGACCGGGAGGTTCAGGGCAACAATGACCTGCTCAACCTGACCCAACCTGCCCTGCTGCGCAACATACATGCAGACTATCTCGATGCCGGCGCCGACATCATCGAAACCAACACCTTTAACTCCACGCGCCTTTCTCAGGCGGATTATGGGCTGGAGTCGATTGCGCGGGAACTGAATGTCGCCGCAGCCAAGCTGGCACGGGATGTTGCTGATGAATTTACCGGGCGCAACCCGGCAAAACCACGGTTTGTTGCCGGCGCAGTGGGTCCGACATCGCGTACCGCATCCATTTCGCCGGACGTCAACAACCCGGGTTACCGTAACGTTGATTTCCAGACTCTGGTCGACAATTACTACGAAGCCGTGGAGGGCCTCGTTGAGGGTGGCTGCGATCTGATCCTGATCGAAACCATTTTCGATACTCTCAACGCCAAGGCGGCCATCTACGCTACGCAACAGTATTTCGAAGACAGTGGCATTGAGCTGCCGATCATGATTTCCGGCACCATCACCGACGCGTCCGGCCGCACCCTCTCCGGCCAGACCACCGAAGCTTTCTGGAATTCCGTGGCCCACGCTCGCCCTATTTCCGTCGGTCTCAACTGTGCGCTGGGTGCAGACGCGCTTCGCCCTTATGTCGAGGAACTGTCGGGCAAAGCCGAAACCTACGTGAGCGCGCACCCGAATGCCGGCCTCCCCAACGAATTTGGTGAGTACGACCAGACACCGGAAGAAATGGCCGAGATTGTCGAGGGCTTCGCGCGGGATGGCTTCCTGAACATCATCGGTGGCTGTTGCGGCTCGCGCCCGGACCACATCGAAGCAATCGCCGAGGCGGTAGCCAAGTACCCACCACGCAAGATCCCCGAGCGTAAAAAGGCCCTGCGCTTGTCCGGCCTTGAGCCGTTTACCGGCGACGAGAACACGTTGTTCATCAACGTCGGTGAGCGAACCAACGTGACCGGCTCCAAGCGCTTCCTGCGCCTGATCAAGGAAGAGCAATACGAAGAGGCCCTGAGCGTTGCCCGTGACCAGGTTGAGAACGGTGCCCAGATCATCGACATCAACATGGACGAAGGGATGCTGGAGTCGAAGGAGGTCATGGTGACCTTCCTGAACCTCGTTGCCTCTGAGCCGGACATCTCCCGGGTGCCCATCATGATCGACTCCTCCAAGTGGGATGTGATCGAGGCCGGCCTTCGCTGCGTTCAGGGCAAGGCGGTGGTCAACTCCATCAGCCTCAAGGAAGGCGAAGAGGAATTCATCAAGCGGGCCCGTGACTGCATGCGTTACGGTGCCGCTGTGGTGGTTATGGCCTTCGACGAACAGGGTCAGGCTGACACCTACGAACGCAAGACCGAGATCTGCAAACGTTCCTACGACGTACTGACGGGCATCGGCTTCAATCCCGCTGACATCATCTTTGACCCCAACATTTTTGCCATCGCAACCGGCATCGAAGAACATAACAACTACGCGGTTGATTTCATCAACGCGACCCGCTGGATCAAGGAAAACCTGCCCTACGCCTCCATATCAGGCGGCGTCAGCAACGTCTCGTTCTCATTCCGGGGCAACGATGTGGTGCGTGAAGCCATCCACTCGGTTTTCCTGTATCACGCCATCAAGGCTGGCATGAACATGGGTATCGTGAACCCGGGCCAGTTGGTGATCTACGATGAGATCGATCCGGAGCTCAAGGAACTGGTCGAAGACGTTGTCCTGAACCGTCGGGACGACTCCACTGACCGCTTGCTGGAGATTGCCGAACGGTTCAAGGGCAAAGGTGGAAAGACCCAGGAAGAAGATCTTGCCTGGCGCGAATGGCCGGTGGAAAAGCGCCTGGAGCACGCGCTGGTCAAGGGCATTACCAACTACATTGTCGACGACACCGAGGCCTGCCGCCAGAATGCCGCTCACCCGATTGAGGTCATTGAAGGCCCCTTGATGGACGGCATGAATGTGGTTGGCGACCTGTTCGGCGACGGCAAGATGTTTCTGCCCCAGGTGGTCAAAAGCGCCCGGGTCATGAAGCAGGCGGTTGCGCACCTGATCCCCTTCATTGAGGCAGAGAAATCCGAAGGTCAGAAAGCCAAGGGCAAAATCCTCATGGCGACGGTGAAAGGCGATGTCCATGACATCGGCAAGAACATCGTCGGCGTGGTGCTCCAGTGCAACAACTACGAGGTAATCGATCTGGGCGTGATGGTGCCCGCCGACAAGATCCTTGAAACGGCCAAAAAAGAAGATGTGGACATTATCGGTCTGAGCGGCCTGATTACGCCGTCCCTGGATGAAATGGTTCATGTCGCCAAGGAGATGCAACGCCTCGATTTCAATATTCCGCTGATGATTGGCGGCGCCACCACCTCCAAGGCCCACACCGCCGTCAAAATTGAGCCCCAGTATAAAAACGACATCGCCCTGTACGTGTCGGATGCCTCCCGTTGTGTAAACGTGGCATCCCAACTGCTGAGCAAATCCGGCAAAGACGGCCTCGTGGAAGCAGCCCGTGTTGAATACGACGAAATTCGCGAACGCAGAAAGAATCGGGGCGACCGCACCAAGCTGGTCTCCCTGAAGGAAGCTCGGGATCGGGCACCGGCGGTTACGTTTGATGGCTACACTCCGCCAAAACCCGCTTTCACCGGGATCAAGGTGTTCGAGGAGTATGACCTGAACGAGCTGGTCGACTACATCGACTGGACGCCCTTCTTCATTTCCTGGGACATCTCCGGCAAATACCCCGGCATTTTCGATGATCCCAAGCGTGGCGAAGCAGCCCGGAACCTGTTTGACGATGCCCAGAAGATCCTTCGTCAGATGATCGATGAAAACCGGGTCACTGCTCGCGGTGTCATCGGTTTCTGGCCGGCCAGCCGTCGTGGCGATGACATCGTTGTCTACACGGACGAAACCCGCAGCGAGCAACTGACCACCCTCCACCACCTGCGCCAGCAGGATGAAAAGGCACCAGGAAAGCCCATGATGGCGTTATCGGACTTCATTGCGCCGGAAGGTTCCGACGCCTGTGATTACGTCGGTGGGTTTGCCGTCACCACGGGTATTGGTGCCGAAGAATTTTCCCTGGAGTTCAAGGATCGCCACGATGACTACAACGCGATCATGGTCAAGGCACTGGCGGACCGGCTTGCCGAGGCCTTTGCCGAACGGATGCACGAACGTGTAAGGAAGGAATTCTGGGGTTATGCAAATGATGAAAAACTGGGTAACGAGGACCTGATCAAGGAACGTTACCGCGGCATCCGTCCTGCGCCGGGCTACCCGGCTTGCCCGGAACACACGGAAAAAGCGACGCTGTTCGAGCTCCTCAAGGCGACGGAAACGACCGGCATCGAACTGACCGAGCATTTCGCCATGTTCCCCACTGCGGCGGTTTCGGGCTGGTATTTCGCTCACCCGGAATCAAAGTACTTCGCAGTCGGTAAAATTGGCGCTGACCAGGTTGAGGACTATGCTGAACGCAAAGGCATCTCAAAGGCGGAAGCGGAGCGGTGGCTGGCACCCAGCCTTGCCTACGATCCAGCCGAGTAG
- a CDS encoding DUF2970 domain-containing protein, with product MTDPSSTDSHKNQKPGSPGVLKVMQSILAGAFGVQSDKRREEDFSSHSPWPYIIAGILFTAGFVIGLIVIVQMVLASQ from the coding sequence ATGACCGATCCTTCCAGCACCGACAGTCACAAGAACCAGAAACCGGGCAGTCCAGGTGTATTGAAAGTCATGCAGAGCATTCTTGCCGGCGCATTTGGTGTCCAGTCGGACAAGCGCCGGGAAGAGGATTTCTCAAGTCACAGCCCCTGGCCTTACATCATCGCCGGAATTCTGTTTACCGCCGGTTTCGTCATCGGGCTGATCGTCATTGTGCAGATGGTGCTGGCCAGCCAGTAA
- a CDS encoding nitrite/sulfite reductase → MYVYDEHDRQIAAERVAQFRDQTERALAGELAEEEFLPLRLQNGLYVQRLAPMLRIAVPYGMLRSDQLRRLARVSRDYDKGYAHFTTRQNVQLNWPALEDVPDILAELAEVEMHANQTSGNCIRNTTTDQFSGVQTDEIADPRPYCEIIRQWSTFHPEFAFLPRKFKVAVNASEQTDRAAIQVHDIGLQMVRNDAGELGFRVHVGGGLGRTPMVGPVIREFLPELDLLTYLEAVLRVYNRYGRRDNKFKARIKILVKALTPEGFAEKVEAEWAHIKDSPTRLTRDAIERIQSYFTEPDYAAIDNATDLLAKQRFENRGFDQWLSHNVDTHKKPGYAIVTLTIKETGTPPGDVTDRQLEQIAELADEFSFGEVRVTHQQNVVLADVRQDRLLELWQAIKPMGFGTANLNTLTDVICCPGGDYCALANAKSIPVAEAIQRRFDDLDYLYDLGNIDLNISGCMNACGHHHVGNIGVLGVDKKGEEFYQISLGGSSHHDAAIGKILGPSFARDDMPEVVAKIIDVYVDKRTEEETFLDTYRRVGIEPFKERVYA, encoded by the coding sequence ATGTACGTATACGACGAACACGATCGGCAAATTGCTGCCGAACGGGTTGCCCAATTCCGTGACCAGACAGAGCGTGCTCTGGCCGGTGAACTGGCCGAAGAGGAATTTCTGCCGCTTCGCCTCCAGAACGGGCTTTATGTCCAGCGTCTCGCGCCCATGCTCCGGATCGCCGTCCCCTATGGCATGCTTCGGTCAGATCAACTGCGTCGACTGGCCCGTGTCAGCCGCGACTACGACAAGGGTTACGCTCACTTCACCACCCGGCAGAACGTCCAGTTGAACTGGCCGGCCCTGGAAGACGTACCCGACATCCTGGCCGAACTGGCCGAAGTGGAAATGCATGCCAACCAGACCAGTGGCAACTGCATCCGGAACACCACGACCGATCAGTTCTCCGGCGTCCAGACAGACGAGATTGCCGACCCTCGCCCCTATTGCGAGATTATCCGTCAGTGGTCCACATTCCACCCTGAATTTGCCTTCCTTCCGCGCAAATTCAAGGTTGCAGTGAACGCATCCGAACAAACGGATCGTGCCGCCATTCAGGTACATGACATTGGCCTGCAGATGGTTCGGAACGACGCCGGCGAACTCGGTTTCCGGGTACACGTGGGTGGTGGTCTTGGCCGCACCCCGATGGTCGGCCCGGTGATTCGTGAATTCCTGCCGGAACTGGACCTGCTGACTTACCTTGAAGCCGTGCTGAGGGTGTACAACCGGTACGGGCGCCGTGACAACAAATTCAAGGCTCGTATCAAGATTCTGGTCAAGGCACTGACACCGGAAGGTTTCGCAGAAAAGGTGGAGGCCGAATGGGCCCACATCAAGGATTCACCGACGCGCCTTACCCGTGACGCGATTGAGCGGATTCAATCCTACTTCACGGAGCCGGACTACGCAGCCATCGATAATGCGACTGACCTGCTGGCAAAGCAGCGCTTTGAAAATCGCGGGTTCGACCAGTGGCTGAGCCACAACGTGGACACTCACAAAAAGCCGGGTTACGCGATCGTGACCCTGACCATCAAGGAAACCGGCACACCCCCGGGCGATGTCACTGACCGCCAGTTGGAGCAGATCGCCGAACTTGCTGATGAGTTCAGTTTCGGAGAGGTCCGCGTGACTCACCAGCAAAACGTGGTACTGGCAGATGTACGTCAGGACCGGTTGCTGGAGCTCTGGCAGGCCATCAAGCCCATGGGGTTCGGCACCGCCAACCTTAACACCCTGACAGATGTCATCTGCTGCCCCGGCGGCGATTACTGCGCGTTGGCGAACGCCAAATCCATTCCGGTGGCCGAAGCCATCCAGCGCCGGTTTGATGATCTGGACTACCTGTACGACCTGGGCAACATCGACCTGAACATCTCTGGCTGCATGAACGCCTGCGGGCACCACCATGTTGGCAACATCGGCGTACTCGGCGTTGACAAGAAAGGCGAAGAGTTTTACCAGATCAGTCTGGGCGGCTCCTCCCACCACGACGCCGCCATCGGCAAGATTCTTGGGCCTTCGTTCGCCCGGGACGATATGCCCGAGGTTGTTGCCAAGATCATTGATGTCTATGTGGACAAGCGTACCGAGGAAGAAACCTTCCTGGACACCTATCGTCGCGTAGGGATTGAACCCTTCAAGGAGCGGGTTTATGCCTGA
- a CDS encoding DUF934 domain-containing protein, whose translation MPDVIFQDGSIQPDRWTVVPRPAEGESLDIPEQGQALIPADLWLAGYEHFAGNDAIGVWFDSHDEPEILAGKVNDLPVIAVNFPKFSDGRGYSIARLLRERFGYENELRAIGDVLLDQLQFMKRCGFNAYVLRPDKDIEKAARCLNFFSQGYQAATDTDVPLFRRRAS comes from the coding sequence ATGCCTGATGTAATTTTCCAGGATGGCAGCATCCAACCAGATCGCTGGACCGTCGTCCCCCGTCCCGCCGAGGGTGAGTCCCTCGACATTCCTGAACAGGGCCAAGCATTGATTCCGGCAGATCTGTGGCTGGCCGGCTACGAGCATTTTGCCGGCAATGACGCCATCGGAGTCTGGTTCGACAGTCACGATGAGCCCGAGATCCTGGCAGGCAAGGTCAACGACCTGCCCGTCATTGCGGTCAACTTTCCAAAGTTCAGCGATGGCCGCGGCTACAGCATTGCCCGATTACTGCGCGAACGCTTTGGCTATGAAAACGAACTCCGCGCTATTGGTGATGTCCTGCTTGACCAACTGCAGTTCATGAAGCGCTGCGGCTTCAACGCCTACGTACTGCGCCCTGACAAGGACATCGAGAAAGCCGCCCGGTGCCTCAACTTCTTCAGTCAGGGCTATCAGGCGGCAACGGATACCGACGTCCCCCTGTTCCGCCGCCGGGCGTCCTGA
- a CDS encoding YhdH/YhfP family quinone oxidoreductase, which produces MPTNTEFKAWRVEEKDGSYVGSEQTLNTGDLPEGDVLIRVSHSSLNYKDALSASGNKGVTRSFPHTPGIDAAGEVVDSSSPDFRSGSQVIVTGYDLGMNTDGGFGEYIRVPAGWCVPMPAGWDARKAMIYGTAGLTAGLCVQKLLTMGANPSQGPVAVSGASGAVGSVAVELLAKLGFEVVAISGKTDHADDLKALGATDVVGRETLAEEKKPLVKPMFGNAVDTVGGGPLAELLKQIRPGGSVSCCGLVAGPQLQTTVLPFILRGVNLLGVDSVEIPLSDKRSVWEKFAGEWACPKTEAAARDIDRSGLDDALQAFLKGASAGKIVLDHSL; this is translated from the coding sequence ATGCCGACGAACACCGAGTTCAAAGCCTGGCGGGTCGAGGAAAAAGACGGTAGCTACGTGGGAAGCGAACAGACCCTGAATACTGGCGATCTTCCTGAGGGAGATGTCCTGATTCGGGTTTCCCATTCCTCGCTCAATTACAAAGACGCGTTGTCTGCATCTGGTAATAAAGGCGTGACCCGAAGCTTCCCGCACACGCCGGGGATTGATGCGGCCGGGGAAGTCGTTGACTCTTCTTCTCCAGACTTCCGTTCGGGCAGTCAGGTGATTGTTACCGGGTATGACCTCGGTATGAATACGGACGGTGGCTTTGGCGAATACATTCGTGTTCCTGCCGGTTGGTGTGTGCCAATGCCTGCCGGCTGGGACGCGCGTAAGGCGATGATTTACGGGACGGCTGGCCTGACCGCGGGTCTGTGCGTCCAGAAACTGCTTACCATGGGGGCAAACCCATCCCAGGGTCCGGTTGCGGTTTCCGGCGCCAGCGGTGCGGTTGGCAGTGTCGCTGTCGAGCTTCTGGCGAAGCTGGGTTTTGAGGTCGTTGCCATTAGTGGCAAGACTGATCATGCCGATGATCTGAAGGCGCTGGGCGCGACCGACGTGGTTGGTCGCGAGACATTGGCCGAAGAAAAGAAGCCGCTGGTTAAGCCGATGTTCGGAAATGCCGTGGATACCGTAGGCGGAGGCCCGCTGGCAGAGCTTCTCAAACAGATCAGGCCGGGTGGATCAGTATCGTGTTGCGGACTGGTGGCTGGGCCTCAGCTTCAGACCACCGTCCTGCCGTTCATTCTGCGCGGTGTCAATCTGCTTGGCGTTGACTCGGTGGAGATTCCTCTGTCGGATAAACGGTCCGTTTGGGAGAAGTTCGCCGGTGAGTGGGCGTGCCCCAAAACTGAGGCGGCGGCCAGGGATATCGATCGATCTGGGCTTGATGATGCGCTTCAGGCCTTCCTGAAAGGGGCCTCGGCGGGCAAGATCGTCCTTGACCACAGTCTCTGA
- the sohB gene encoding protease SohB, producing MEFLTEYGLFLAKVVTFVVAAIVVVAVIISSAQKDRDDHGGDGELKIRKLNEKYTKLRESIQARLMSDSERKAFEKSQKKEQKAKKKAEKAQHKDGAAEKAARSRIYVLDFDGDIKASDTDPLRRAITAVLSVADPERDEVVIRLESGGGLVHSYGLAAAQLDRIRSKGIPLTACVDKVAASGGYMMACVADRIIASPFAILGSIGVVAQLPNFHRFLKKNDVDFEVLTAGEHKRTMTIFGENSDKGRQKFLEDLEDTHVLFKEYVSERRPGVDIGAVANGDIWFGKRALDVNLIDEIKTSDEYLIEACDRADVVSVTYQRKRSLPEKLGLATSAALEHTVWRVLSAFRNQNMQ from the coding sequence TTGGAGTTCCTGACAGAATACGGTTTGTTTTTAGCCAAGGTTGTCACTTTTGTGGTGGCAGCGATCGTCGTGGTCGCGGTCATCATCTCGTCAGCACAGAAAGACCGTGATGACCACGGTGGCGATGGCGAGCTGAAGATCCGCAAGCTCAATGAGAAGTACACGAAGCTCCGCGAGTCCATTCAGGCCAGATTGATGTCGGATTCCGAACGCAAAGCCTTCGAAAAGAGCCAGAAAAAAGAGCAGAAAGCGAAGAAAAAAGCCGAGAAAGCACAGCATAAAGACGGGGCCGCGGAGAAGGCAGCTCGTTCCCGGATCTATGTTCTGGATTTTGACGGCGACATCAAGGCCAGTGATACCGATCCTCTGCGGCGCGCCATCACGGCCGTTCTGAGTGTGGCCGATCCCGAGCGGGATGAAGTGGTTATTCGCCTTGAGAGTGGTGGTGGGCTGGTGCACTCCTATGGTTTGGCGGCGGCCCAGCTGGACCGGATCCGCAGCAAGGGGATTCCGCTCACTGCCTGTGTCGACAAGGTTGCTGCCAGCGGTGGCTATATGATGGCCTGCGTGGCGGACCGAATCATCGCCTCGCCATTTGCCATCCTGGGGTCGATTGGTGTGGTCGCGCAGTTGCCGAATTTCCATCGCTTCCTGAAAAAGAACGATGTGGACTTCGAAGTGCTGACCGCCGGCGAACATAAGCGGACCATGACCATTTTTGGTGAGAATTCCGATAAAGGTCGGCAGAAGTTCCTGGAAGATCTTGAGGACACCCATGTGCTGTTCAAGGAGTACGTGAGTGAGCGTCGTCCCGGTGTCGATATTGGAGCGGTTGCAAACGGCGATATCTGGTTTGGCAAGCGCGCTCTGGACGTCAATCTGATTGATGAGATCAAGACCTCCGACGAATATCTCATTGAAGCGTGCGACCGGGCGGACGTAGTGTCGGTAACGTACCAGCGTAAACGGTCGCTGCCGGAAAAGCTTGGTCTGGCGACCAGCGCTGCCCTGGAACACACGGTCTGGAGGGTACTCAGTGCCTTCCGGAATCAAAACATGCAATAG
- a CDS encoding SCP2 sterol-binding domain-containing protein: MSVAQVFEQLEQNFNADAAQGLDLVFQFDIEDDKTYHLVINDGSCKLHEGAHDDPSVTLIMNSETLQGIVSGETDGMQAFMAGQLRAEGDMMLATKLGELFKMG, translated from the coding sequence ATGTCTGTAGCTCAGGTATTTGAACAACTCGAACAGAACTTTAACGCAGACGCTGCACAGGGCCTCGACCTTGTATTCCAGTTCGACATCGAGGACGACAAGACCTATCACCTGGTCATCAACGATGGCTCCTGCAAGTTGCACGAAGGCGCTCATGATGACCCTTCCGTTACCCTGATCATGAACTCTGAGACCCTGCAGGGCATCGTTTCCGGCGAAACCGACGGCATGCAGGCATTCATGGCCGGCCAGCTGCGCGCTGAAGGCGACATGATGCTGGCTACCAAGCTGGGCGAGCTGTTCAAGATGGGCTGA
- a CDS encoding multidrug transporter, which translates to MSHELATIVLAACGGLLVIVGLLFFLRPRWLLGWLKGMAVFGLMLLGAYVLIIAINIAGYQSLEGMQTVATISTQRQGDQLWRVTLEPQNNAPYVETLRGDQWQVDARIIRFSGPLRWVGIAPGYRLERLGGRYTSLEQERAQPRSVVGLGEATWPDLWALDQEFNLPFIEGVYGNATFMPMRDGALFDVRLSSSGLVAVPVNEQAREAVQEWNQ; encoded by the coding sequence ATGTCCCATGAACTCGCAACCATAGTTCTGGCAGCCTGTGGTGGGCTGCTGGTTATCGTTGGGCTTCTTTTTTTCCTGCGCCCTCGCTGGTTGCTTGGCTGGCTGAAGGGCATGGCGGTATTTGGCCTGATGCTGCTGGGTGCCTATGTACTGATTATCGCCATCAATATTGCAGGCTACCAATCCCTCGAAGGGATGCAGACCGTTGCAACCATCTCTACCCAACGGCAGGGTGACCAGCTCTGGCGTGTCACCCTTGAACCCCAGAATAACGCCCCCTACGTTGAAACGTTAAGGGGTGACCAGTGGCAAGTCGATGCCCGGATCATCCGGTTCTCCGGCCCTTTGCGTTGGGTTGGTATTGCGCCAGGGTACCGCTTGGAGCGTTTGGGGGGGCGGTACACGTCTCTGGAACAGGAACGAGCTCAGCCGAGATCGGTTGTGGGGCTGGGTGAAGCGACCTGGCCGGATCTCTGGGCGCTGGATCAGGAATTCAATCTGCCGTTTATCGAGGGCGTCTACGGCAACGCCACCTTTATGCCCATGAGGGATGGCGCGTTGTTCGACGTCCGGCTATCGTCTTCGGGGCTGGTCGCGGTGCCCGTGAACGAGCAGGCCCGCGAGGCGGTTCAGGAGTGGAATCAGTAA
- a CDS encoding chemotaxis protein: MVQSSLATKSQSFDLVKNEIEQTIRQAESSLERFQENRESGEDLQNCVDFINQLRGIFILVELRGGTLLCQEAVSMANDVPVGANDDKNILLTTLNSALFILRRYVEYYHQQREDHPELLLPVINDLREARREKPYPESCFFDVDVKERPDFCAGMRIPPFDGNESEYEILARRMRLTFQVALLSILKDRNDVVSKKLIGRSARGLARLCQGAPMGQMWCLVSIVADTMLDRAMIFTKARKRMFMRIEKYAREVVYVGKVATAKDAPDSLVRDLVYLLYRSGSANPEVTRVLSAYRLAPAEFPDAMLEAHSRRLYGPGSDVLKSLSEALQDELNQLKDKLDIIERGIEPDLAELSSIADALERLANTLLMLDLNKLAGVSRDEAAKLRSWEQESRLPADEELYRLADSVLGIEDAIMQIVTRGITSETDALASGQRNRDESVYLREALFVVADEARSALTLAKRAITAFMESDYDKLHLANLPATLHSIWGGLQMVNDPGAASVLERVASSIQERLLDSREAPPMQVLEALADALTSLEYYIESIGKQEDRNADLLKLAQTSLTDVGL; encoded by the coding sequence ATGGTTCAATCGTCTCTTGCGACGAAATCGCAGTCGTTTGATTTGGTCAAGAATGAAATCGAGCAGACCATCAGACAGGCAGAATCCAGCCTTGAACGCTTTCAGGAAAACCGTGAGAGTGGCGAAGATCTCCAGAACTGCGTGGACTTCATCAACCAGCTGCGAGGCATTTTCATCCTGGTTGAGCTTCGTGGTGGCACCCTGCTGTGCCAGGAAGCCGTCAGTATGGCCAACGATGTCCCGGTTGGCGCCAATGACGACAAGAACATCCTGCTGACTACCCTGAACAGCGCCCTGTTCATCCTCCGCCGTTACGTCGAGTACTACCATCAGCAACGGGAAGACCATCCGGAATTGTTGCTGCCGGTGATCAACGATCTACGCGAAGCCCGCCGGGAGAAACCCTACCCGGAATCCTGTTTCTTTGATGTCGACGTCAAGGAACGCCCTGATTTTTGTGCCGGCATGCGGATTCCGCCGTTCGACGGCAATGAGTCTGAATACGAAATCCTTGCGCGTCGAATGCGCCTGACGTTTCAGGTTGCGTTGCTCAGTATCCTCAAGGATCGGAACGATGTGGTGAGCAAGAAATTGATTGGCCGCTCAGCCCGGGGACTGGCAAGGCTGTGTCAGGGAGCGCCGATGGGGCAGATGTGGTGTCTGGTATCGATCGTCGCTGACACCATGCTGGATCGGGCAATGATATTCACCAAGGCCCGCAAGCGAATGTTTATGCGGATCGAAAAGTACGCCCGCGAAGTGGTGTATGTGGGGAAGGTTGCCACCGCCAAGGATGCGCCGGATTCGTTAGTGCGGGATCTGGTTTACCTCCTGTATCGCAGTGGGTCAGCGAACCCGGAAGTGACCAGAGTATTGTCGGCGTACCGTCTGGCGCCGGCCGAGTTCCCGGATGCCATGCTTGAAGCTCATTCCCGGAGGCTGTACGGCCCGGGCAGTGATGTTCTGAAATCTTTGTCAGAGGCCTTGCAGGACGAACTCAATCAGTTGAAGGACAAGCTGGACATTATCGAGCGCGGTATCGAGCCCGACCTCGCAGAGTTGTCGTCCATTGCCGACGCTCTTGAGCGTTTGGCCAACACCCTGCTGATGCTCGACCTGAACAAACTGGCCGGGGTGTCCCGAGACGAGGCGGCGAAGTTGCGTAGCTGGGAGCAGGAATCCCGCCTGCCGGCTGACGAAGAGCTGTACCGGCTTGCCGATTCGGTGTTGGGTATTGAAGACGCGATCATGCAGATCGTGACTCGCGGCATCACCTCGGAAACCGATGCCCTGGCTTCGGGGCAGCGGAACCGGGATGAGTCCGTCTACCTGCGTGAAGCGCTGTTTGTGGTCGCGGACGAGGCGCGTAGCGCGCTGACGCTGGCGAAACGGGCGATCACCGCGTTCATGGAATCCGACTACGACAAACTGCATCTGGCGAACCTGCCGGCGACTCTCCACAGCATATGGGGCGGATTGCAGATGGTGAATGACCCGGGCGCGGCAAGCGTCTTGGAACGCGTGGCGTCGTCCATCCAGGAGCGGCTTCTGGATTCCCGTGAAGCCCCGCCTATGCAAGTTCTCGAAGCCCTGGCTGATGCGCTGACCTCTCTGGAATATTACATCGAGAGCATTGGCAAGCAGGAAGACCGGAATGCCGACCTCCTGAAGCTGGCTCAGACTTCACTGACCGATGTAGGCCTCTGA